The Gadus macrocephalus chromosome 13, ASM3116895v1 genome includes a window with the following:
- the LOC132470234 gene encoding uncharacterized protein C20orf85-like isoform X2: MATNVEESKPINFVSQDEIWKTRLKVEKESSKIWPHKWDFLSEVYIESQRKGAGLREAAGELDLPPHLRARPPTPAEKYIHVSPSPPVPQTTQALIGWRSSQPHLQLEVYGKETHGRRSFLKELGWTLESCT; encoded by the exons ATGGCAACCAATGTCGAGGAATCAAAACCCATCAATTTTGTGAGTCAAGATGAAATCTG gaagaCACGTCTTAAGGTCGAGAAAGAGTCATCCAAAATCTGGCCTCATAAGTGGGACTTTCTCTCAGAAGTCTATATAGAG AGCCAGAGGAAGGGGGCGGGACTGAGGGAGGCGGCCGGGGAGCTGGACCTCCCACCTCATCTGAGGGCACGCCCCCCGACCCCCGCCGAAAAATACATCCAT gtaagcccctcccctcctgtaCCCCAGACAACTCAGGCTTTGATTGGCTGGAGGTCTTCCCAGCCACATCTCCAGCTAGAGGTCTATGGCAAGGAGACCCATGGGAGGCGGAGCTTCCTGAAGGAACTGGGCTGGACACTAGAATCTTGCACCTGA
- the LOC132470232 gene encoding keratin, type II cytoskeletal 8-like has translation MSVRALKTTTVSSRSNSSGGGGVGPGQRCYSSRSFSGYGGPGAGKQSFAVRSSYGGVGSSGAGMGAGSGGFVVGGYAAGGSGQRGGAVEYGYMGVGGGMGGGMGMGGGMCMAGGMGGGMATRAAPITSVTVNKSLLAPLNLEIDPSIQVVRTQEKEQIKGLNNRFATFIDKVRFLEQQNKMLETKWKLLQEQTSSPSSMDAMFEAYISNLRRQLDGLGNEKLRMESELYSMKSMVEDFKNRYEDEINKRNEAENTFVLIKKDTDAAYIVKVELEAKLDGLSDELEFLRQLYDMELRELQSQIKDTSVVVEMDNSRSLDMDAVVAEVRAQYEDIANRSRAEAEAWYQSKYAEMQQSAGQHGNDVKSTKAEIADMNRRIMRLQSEIDMVKAQRNTLEGQIAEAEERGEMAVKDAKLRIRDLEEALQRAKHDMALQVRQYQELMNVKLALDIEIATYRKLLEGEEDRLLTGIKTSCVSKQTSVNYNAYNCMESSRTPSYVSASFGGSQAVSTAFGGHEGAVVSSGDDKESSSSSAATVTKVEAVVVKTEEKQEAEAEPVAAEEKESAAVEQEATAEDEPVEAPVEE, from the exons ATGTCTGTCAGAGCTCTGAAGACcaccaccgtctcctccaggtccAACTCctccggggggggcggggtcggtCCAGGCCAGAGGTGCTACAGCAGCCGCTCCTTCTCCGGCTACGGGGGTCCCGGCGCTGGCAAGCAGTCCTTCGCCGTCCGCAGCTCCTATGGGGGCGTGGGCTCCAGCGGGGCCGGCATGGGGGCCGGCAGCGGGGGCTTTGTGGTGGGCGGGTACGCTGCCGGAGGGTCGGGTCAAAGAGGCGGCGCCGTAGAGTATGGCTACATGGGCGTCGGCGGAGGTATGGGTGGCGGTATGGGCATGGGTGGCGGTATGTGCATGGCTGGGGGTATGGGTGGGGGTATGGCCACCAGAGCGGCCCCCATCACGTCTGTGACGGTCAACAAGAGCCTCCTGGCGCCCCTGAACCTGGAGATCGACCCCAGCATCCAGGTGGTCCGCAcccaggagaaggagcagatcAAGGGCCTCAACAACCGCTTTGCCACCTTCATCGACAAG GTGCGCTTCCTGGAGCAGCAGAACAAGATGCTGGAGACCAAGTGGAAGCTGCTCCAGGAACAGACCAGCAGTCCCTCCAGCATGGACGCCATGTTCGAAGCCTACATCTCCAACCTGCGCAGACAGCTCGACGGCCTGGGCAACGAGAAGCTGCGGATGGAGTCCGAGCTGTATAGCATGAAGAGCATGGTCGAGGACTTCAAGAACAG GTATGAGGACGAGATCAACAAGCGCAACGAGGCGGAAAACACCTTTGTGCTGATAAAGAAG GATACAGATGCAGCCTACATCGTTAAAGTTGAACTTGAGGCTAAATTGGACGGCCTCTCAGATGAACTTGAATTCCTGAGACAGCTCTACGATATG GAGCTGCGTGAGCTGCAGAGCCAGATCAAGGACACCTCGGTCGTCGTGGAGATGGACAACAGCCGTAGCCTGGACATGGACGCCGTGGTGGCGGAGGTGCGCGCTCAGTATGAGGACATCGCCAACCGCAGCAGAGCAGAGGCCGAGGCCTGGTACCAGTCTAAG TATGCAGAGATGCAGCAGTCAGCAGGGCAGCATGGAAACGACGTGAAGTCAACCAAGGCTGAGATCGCCGACATGAACCGCAGGATAATGAGGCTTCAGTCGGAGATCGACATGGTGAAGGCCCAG CGCAACACCCTGGAGGGTCAGATTGCAGAGGCTGAGGAGCGCGGCGAGATGGCGGTGAAGGACGCCAAGCTCCGCATCAGAGACCTGGAGGAGGCCCTCCAGAGAGCCAAGCACGACATGGCCTTGCAGGTCCGCCAGTACCAGGAGCTGATGAACGTCAAGCTGGCCCTGGACATTGAGATCGCCACCTACAGGAAGCTgctggaaggagaggaggacag GTTGCTCACAGGGATCAAGACGTCATGTGTGTCAAAGCAGACAT cTGTGAATTACAACGCCTATAACTGCATGGAGAGCTCCCGCACACCATCATACGTTAGCGCCTCCTTCGGTGGATCACAAGCAGTCAGCACCGCCTTCGGTGGCCACGAGGGGGCAGTGGTGAGCAGCGGAGACGACAAagaaagcagcagcagctccgccGCCACGGTCACCAAGGTAGAAGCCGTTGTTGTCAAGacggaggagaagcaggaggccGAGGCCGAGCCGGTGGCTGCTGAGGAAAAGGAGAGTGCCGCTGTGGAGCAGGAGGCCACAGCAGAGGACGAGCCAGTGGAAGCCCCCGTTGAAGAGTGA
- the krt18b gene encoding keratin, type I cytoskeletal 18b isoform X1, with the protein MSYRSSTATFTRSTPPYRAASTYGGAGGSGARISSSSFSSLRSGAPTISSSSAYRVSSGMGGGGGGGMSGGFGGAGAGAGAGAGGAGVGIMGNERGHMQNLNDRLATYLDTVRSLEKANNELEVKIREALEKGGPEMREYSKYTPILEDLRRQVFDKTLDNATLVLQIDNARLAADDFKVKFENEMAIRQSVEADIGGLKKVIDDTNMGRMNIESEIESVKEELMYLKKNHENDLMEMRSQVSHGGVQVDVDAPKGQDLAQVMEEVRSNYEKVAVKNAQDLKQWHENQISEVQVQVSQNTEALQGAQLEISDLSRQLQTLEIELASQQSLKASLEDTLRGTEQRNNNETEKYNGIIMHLEGELTNLRSNISQQTQDYEALLNMKMKLEAEIATYRTLLDGGDFKLQDALEGLAE; encoded by the exons ATGAGCTACAGGTCAAGCACCGCCACCTTCACCCGCTCCACCCCGCCCTACCGCGCAGCCAGCACGTACGGTGGCGCAGGGGGCTCCGGGGCCCgcatctcctcgtcctccttctccagccTGCGCTCCGGCGcccccaccatctcctcctcctcggcctaCAGGGTGAGCAGCGggatgggcggcggcggcggcggcgggatgTCCGGAGGCTTCGGAGGAGCGGGAGCCGGAGCAGGGGCCGGTGCTGGCGGGGCCGGTGTGGGGATCATGGGCAACGAGAGGGGCCACATGCAGAACCTGAACGACCGCCTGGCCACCTACCTGGACACGGTCAGGAGCCTGGAGAAGGCCAACAACGAGCTGGAGGTGAAGATCAGAGAGGCGCTGGAGAAGGGAGGCCCCGAGATGAGGGAGTACAGCAAGTACACACCCATCCTCGAGGACCTGCGCAGACAG GTCTTTGACAAGACTCTGGACAATGCCACTCTGGTGCTCCAGATCGACAACGCTCGCTTGGCCGCTGACGACTTCAAAGTAAA GTTTGAGAATGAGATGGCCATCCGCCAATCGGTGGAGGCAGACATCGGGGGGCTGAAGAAGGTCATCGACGACACCAACATGGGCAGGATGAACATCGAGAGCGAGATTGAGTCAGTCAAGGAGGAGCTCATGTACCTCAAGAAGAACCACGAGAAC GATCTGATGGAGATGAGGAGCCAGGTTTCCCACGGGGGCGTGCAGGTGGATGTGGACGCTCCTAAAGGTCAGGATCTGGCCCAGGTCATGGAGGAGGTCAGGTCCAACTACGAGAAGGTCGCCGTCAAGAACGCACAGGACCTCAAGCAGTGGCACGAAAATCAG ATCTCGGAGGTGCAGGTACAGGTTTCACAAAACACAGAGGCCCTTCAAGGGGCCCAGCTGGAGATCAGCGACTTGTCCAGACAGCTCCAGACCCTAGAGATTGAACTGGCCTCCCAACAGAGCTTG AAAGCGTCTTTGGAAGACACGTTGAGAGGCACAGAGCAACGCAACAACAATGAGACGGAGAAGTACAACGGCATCATCATGCACCTGGAGGGGGAGCTGACCAACCTGCGCTCCAACATCAGCCAACAGACCCAGGACTATGAGGCCCTGCTGAACATGAAGATGAAGCTGGAGGCCGAGATCGCCACCTACAGGACACTGCTGGACGGAGGGGATTTTAA GCTTCAAGATGCACTAGAGGGGTTGGCAGAATAG
- the LOC132470234 gene encoding uncharacterized protein C20orf85-like isoform X1, with protein sequence MATNVEESKPINFVSQDEIWKTRLKVEKESSKIWPHKWDFLSEVYIEVSCSVSEPEEGGGTEGGGRGAGPPTSSEGTPPDPRRKIHPCKPLPSCTPDNSGFDWLEVFPATSPARGLWQGDPWEAELPEGTGLDTRILHLIG encoded by the exons ATGGCAACCAATGTCGAGGAATCAAAACCCATCAATTTTGTGAGTCAAGATGAAATCTG gaagaCACGTCTTAAGGTCGAGAAAGAGTCATCCAAAATCTGGCCTCATAAGTGGGACTTTCTCTCAGAAGTCTATATAGAG GTGTCCTGTTCTGTTTCAGAGCCAGAGGAAGGGGGCGGGACTGAGGGAGGCGGCCGGGGAGCTGGACCTCCCACCTCATCTGAGGGCACGCCCCCCGACCCCCGCCGAAAAATACATCCAT gtaagcccctcccctcctgtaCCCCAGACAACTCAGGCTTTGATTGGCTGGAGGTCTTCCCAGCCACATCTCCAGCTAGAGGTCTATGGCAAGGAGACCCATGGGAGGCGGAGCTTCCTGAAGGAACTGGGCTGGACACTAGAATCTTGCACCTGATTGGATAA
- the krt18b gene encoding keratin, type I cytoskeletal 18b isoform X2: MSYRSSTATFTRSTPPYRAASTYGGAGGSGARISSSSFSSLRSGAPTISSSSAYRVSSGMGGGGGGGMSGGFGGAGAGAGAGAGGAGVGIMGNERGHMQNLNDRLATYLDTVRSLEKANNELEVKIREALEKGGPEMREYSKYTPILEDLRRQVFDKTLDNATLVLQIDNARLAADDFKVKFENEMAIRQSVEADIGGLKKVIDDTNMGRMNIESEIESVKEELMYLKKNHENDLMEMRSQVSHGGVQVDVDAPKGQDLAQVMEEVRSNYEKVAVKNAQDLKQWHENQISEVQVQVSQNTEALQGAQLEISDLSRQLQTLEIELASQQSLKASLEDTLRGTEQRNNNETEKYNGIIMHLEGELTNLRSNISQQTQDYEALLNMKMKLEAEIATYRTLLDGGDFK, from the exons ATGAGCTACAGGTCAAGCACCGCCACCTTCACCCGCTCCACCCCGCCCTACCGCGCAGCCAGCACGTACGGTGGCGCAGGGGGCTCCGGGGCCCgcatctcctcgtcctccttctccagccTGCGCTCCGGCGcccccaccatctcctcctcctcggcctaCAGGGTGAGCAGCGggatgggcggcggcggcggcggcgggatgTCCGGAGGCTTCGGAGGAGCGGGAGCCGGAGCAGGGGCCGGTGCTGGCGGGGCCGGTGTGGGGATCATGGGCAACGAGAGGGGCCACATGCAGAACCTGAACGACCGCCTGGCCACCTACCTGGACACGGTCAGGAGCCTGGAGAAGGCCAACAACGAGCTGGAGGTGAAGATCAGAGAGGCGCTGGAGAAGGGAGGCCCCGAGATGAGGGAGTACAGCAAGTACACACCCATCCTCGAGGACCTGCGCAGACAG GTCTTTGACAAGACTCTGGACAATGCCACTCTGGTGCTCCAGATCGACAACGCTCGCTTGGCCGCTGACGACTTCAAAGTAAA GTTTGAGAATGAGATGGCCATCCGCCAATCGGTGGAGGCAGACATCGGGGGGCTGAAGAAGGTCATCGACGACACCAACATGGGCAGGATGAACATCGAGAGCGAGATTGAGTCAGTCAAGGAGGAGCTCATGTACCTCAAGAAGAACCACGAGAAC GATCTGATGGAGATGAGGAGCCAGGTTTCCCACGGGGGCGTGCAGGTGGATGTGGACGCTCCTAAAGGTCAGGATCTGGCCCAGGTCATGGAGGAGGTCAGGTCCAACTACGAGAAGGTCGCCGTCAAGAACGCACAGGACCTCAAGCAGTGGCACGAAAATCAG ATCTCGGAGGTGCAGGTACAGGTTTCACAAAACACAGAGGCCCTTCAAGGGGCCCAGCTGGAGATCAGCGACTTGTCCAGACAGCTCCAGACCCTAGAGATTGAACTGGCCTCCCAACAGAGCTTG AAAGCGTCTTTGGAAGACACGTTGAGAGGCACAGAGCAACGCAACAACAATGAGACGGAGAAGTACAACGGCATCATCATGCACCTGGAGGGGGAGCTGACCAACCTGCGCTCCAACATCAGCCAACAGACCCAGGACTATGAGGCCCTGCTGAACATGAAGATGAAGCTGGAGGCCGAGATCGCCACCTACAGGACACTGCTGGACGGAGGGGATTTTAAGTAA